ATctcgttaattaaaaaggattataaGAGTCGTTTCTATTTTTCAGACGGCTGGTGTTTTGGGTAACTTCGCTGTCACTATACTGAGCTTGATGTATTTTATCCAAGTGTTCGTGGACGATTCCAGTTCGGTCTCGTTTTGGTTAGTCTCTTTGGTCAGCCCGACCGGAGTCGCCTTGGCGATGGACAAGGTAAGTTCCGaagtacataataatttattccattGAAATTCTACGATTCAATCTCTCATGtaaatttgtgcaaaattaaacGAGCTACACCCttgatttataattgatttaacAATGAGAAGCTCGTACGTGCTTCCATGGCTGTATggacttttaatatatatcgtGTATCTCAAAAAGCTTCGCACTGTATTGCGCAGGCTTTGGTGCTGGATCTGCAGGGCGAGGGGGTGAATTTCGATAATCTTTGGTCCGGTCCTGGAATACCCTTCGGCGGCAGTCTTATCATGATGACTCTGGATATCTTTCTGTACGGCTGTCTAGCGTACTACCTCGACTCCGTGGTACCAAGTACGTTTCACATTTAAcgcaaaatattcaaaatttgttcagattttttgtgtattttttgaaGGAATTTACATCACATCAGAATAAATTCTTGGATCAAGTCTTATATAAAgatgaatttttttccagGTGAATACGGAACGAAGAAACCACCTTGGTTCTGCTTCGTACCTGGATTTTGGTGCCAGAGAAAAGTCCAAAGGGTGAGTTTGAAAAAGATTACGGACAATTGCCGATATACAGGTTACTCTAacttcaataataatataaagtctttgtgaaaaaatgctcgaaagaaattctaatatatCTGAGATTTACGTCGCTTGCTGCCTTTTCTCCTTTCAACAAGGATTTCAATAAGGATGCGTTGATATATGATGCGAGTATTCGCATTTTTATATGAGAGTCACGCTCGTAGAATTACTTGCAGGTACCGTCGTCGAACGGCGAGTCGAACTCTTTCATCCCGGGCGAGGAGACGAATCGCGATGTGGAGCCGGTGGTGCGCGAGATGAAGGGTCGCGAAGCGATCAGGATAGCCGATCTCTATAAATCCTATCACAAGTGCAAGCGCGCGGAGACGAAAGCCGTGAATGGCATCAATCTGACTATCTACGAGGGTCAGATTACCGCTATTCTCGGCCACAACGGCGCCGGCAAGACCACTCTCTTCAACATCCTCACCGGTTTGACCGCACCTACCTCCGGCACCGCCCTTATTTTCGGCTACGACGTACGCGACTCGAACGACATGCGGGCGATACGCAGCATGACGGGGGTCTGCCCGCAACACGACATCCTCTTTGATCTGCTGTCACCGCGTGAACATCTCGAGTTCTTCGCCGCGGTGCGCGGCATTCCGCGCTCAAGGATACAACACGAAGTACGTAGAACAATCAGTGCACTTATGTTCTGTGTCAATTTAATCTGTAAAAAGAAGTTAacggaaaaatataagaatcagAGCGCGGATGTCAGAGCGCAAAACACTTTATTATCAATCGATACAAAGTAGTGATAGAATTATCGATGCATTAATCTATAAATTCGTCTACTTCTCAGTTATTCGAACGCGATCCTGGCCGAGCAATGTAAGAATCTGTTATTCATGAGGATACGTGTTTCGTTTTCCAGGTGAAGAAAACTCTGAAAGATATTGATCTAACCGAGAAGGCGGATACTTTTGCGAAATACTTAAGTGGTGGACAGAAGAGGAAATTGTCTGTGGGCATCGCCATCATCGGCGATCCCAAAATTATTATCCTCGACGAGCCCACTGCCGGAGTCGATCCTTATTCGAGAAGACAAATGTGGTCCTTCTTGCAGTCCAGACGGCATGGAAAGGTGATCTTGTTGACGACTCACTTTATGGACGAAGCGGACATACTCGCCGATAGAAAAGCAGTGATCAGCAAGGGGAAACTCAGGTGTTGCGGCAGCTCCCTGTTTCTGAAGAATAAGTTTGGCATTGGATACCATTTAACGTAAGGGCgctagaaatattttgatacagTTGCATTATCAAGATATGCTTCGACAAGCATGCTGtttgtgaaattaataatttgaattatgaaagtttgaagaaaagatggaatttttttaattttatgtatttctttctatCAAAGTCTAAAGAATAGCGAGAATATTCGATGCTATATAAGAAACTTAATCTACATATTAATCACAAGAGAAGGAGGAGAAAAGCACAATTATGTTTGATTATATTgctaacttttattttaacagaaagAATTATAAGATGTGTCATCCtcgaaaataagaaataagcaTTTATCCAATGATTATTGCGTTGCAATTACAGATTAGTGCTGGAGGGTAACGCTAGGGAACACGCCATCACGCGGTTAGTAATGTCGCATGTAAGCAAAGCGGAAAAGGCGAGACGCCACGGTCGGGAATTGAGTTTCATTCTACCTCACAATTCCGTGGAGAGTTTCGCTCCTTTGTTCTCCGCTATCGAGCATGAGATTAAGACCCGTTCGAGTAGGCTCGGAATCAGTAGTTACGGCGTATCGATGACCACTCTGGAGGAAGTGTTCCTGCATTTGGAGAAAGATGAGGAGACTGAGTGCACGATGGACAATCTATCGAAGAAGATGGTGCGTAACCGCGCACTCAGTCGATCGCTTTCTCTGCAATCCAAAAGCACATCCTATCAGAGCTTACAGAACGAGGGAGTAACCGTCCAAGGCGACAGCCAAGGAAAAGGTAGTTGATTTCTCTCCACTTTATTTCAAAAGTCTTTATGATTTAgagatttacatttttttttttcggaccAAGCAAATTAAATGCACAATTTTGTGTACATTACAAATAGATATTTagttcattatatttattatttagtaaagttctgatataattaaattaattaatcagcGAACGACTTACCGGACGGCGTCCATAACGATCGAAATCCACCTGTGCTCGGCCTCGGCCTAGATCGCATCAAGATCCGGCCTAACTTCCTCCAGACTCTCTACGCCATGTTACGTCTCAGGGTGCTCAGACTCATCAGGAACATTCAGATGCTGTACTTCACGATCCTCATGCCACTGGCTCTGATAGTGCTCGGTCTCTATTTAAACAGCATCCGAACGATTGACATCAAAATGCAGTCACTGGAACTTAATAGCCGTAAGTGGTTGCAACTTATGCAAGGTAGGAGGTAATCGCCTGACTCTTTTCTCATCCACACTGAATTGATTTTCGAAAGTAATGTGGCACATCTGTAAATCAGTccttgaaaaaatttacttttaccaAATTCATCAATCGAGAGaatgttatttcatataaagaCTTATAACATTgtacttatatatttaagtatgTGTCCATAAATTTGcgaatatttgattaaaattgcataGAAAATGTACTAAACAGCATCTTGCAAAGTTTAGAATTAAAGATCTTCTTGCAATTAGATTCGCGAATTTACGAACAGCATTGTCTTTTCAATCGAAACTTTTCATTTCATTACAAACcatatttgtttcaattaataGTGCGAATTGTCATTACTTGAAGGATCATGTAGTATGCTTTACTTCTTTTTAGATACATACGGCAAGGAAACCAAGATTCTCTACATGAATAATAGCGACCATGACATCACTGACTTCATGGAGAACATAGCTCACGATGTGATGAAAGTCGAGGAATACAATGGCAGTtttgtgaatttattaaacgTTGCGCCGCATTTTGCCGCCCTCAACATTAGCGATTATAATCTGTCGCGATTCAATCTAACCCTCGTTTACAATGACACGATGCAGCATTCCCTTCCGATTCTGATGAACATTCTCACAAACAGTTATTATAGGTGAGTGCAACTTGTACAACGAACAAATTCCACGTGGTTctagaatatttcaaatacacatttttctttttacgaaGGGGGGCATTAAAAGTactgcattaaaaaaaatataaacattaacaTAGTAAAGTAGCACACTTACCGGAGAGACCGCTCTTATCGTTAAGCTACTTAGAAGCTATAAAGATTATCTCTATATATACGACCTTACGTATACTTTCTTGTTTGTCTTACATATTTAGCAACACTACGCTTACATgactaatatttttcaaagaaaagttTCCCTGGCATACTTATacgtatataagtatatatgtatgtatgtatataaactataatgtgattattataattgctaGCCGTGATAGAGTTGCTCTTGTAAGATCTTTTATAAGAaactttaattacatttaaaactaatttttatttataatagatataatatcaatattaatacttatCTACATGCAAATTGCTTCAAATTGAgtaatatttttgctaattATGATTTTGTATTCAGAACGATGGCGGGCAAGAATGATCCTTCGCCGATCGCAGTCAAAACACATCCCTTCCAGCAAACGTCGCAACCGCAAGAGTTCAATATCGGTATGGCCAGCTGCGCTGCTTTCATCGGCATGGATTTCGTGCTACTGCCGATTACTTTAGCAGTGGACATGGTTTACGATCGCGAGGTAAGAGTTTCGCTCTTTAAACTCTGTTTcttaataaatgattatacaCAGAGTGTTAGCTTGCATTTTTCGCACAGATCTTTCAATATCCAACGCcactaaatattttagtaattaaaaattgagctAAAGATCTATTAACGCCTTAAATTGAGACAGATAGCAGAGTTTcttcttaattaattcataaaataattttaaaacaattagatTTTCTGAACTCCATTTCtcaatatctatttattcaaATCATACTGATTTAAAATCAGTCGAATTAAGCaagcataaaaaattgaaatgttcaGTGCAATTTCTTCACACGTAACGCATTGTTGTGCAATGatcttttcgaatattttcCAGATTAAAGCGAAGAATCAGCTCCGCGTGAACGGTCTGTCGTTCCCGATGTACTTTCTCAGCTACTTCATCGTGCTGGTCGGTCTGATGATGTTCATCTGTATGTGTATCCTCGGCATCATATTCCTCTTCGACGTGCCTTCGCTACAAGAGCTACCGGCGCTTATCACCCTCAGCACTCTTCTCATGCTCTACTGCCCATCGTCCATTCTTTTCTCAACCTGCCTCAGCTACATCTTCGACAAGATGGACTCCGCGCAAAGCATTCTGCCGAACATCGCGACCTTCTTCGGACTGATACCGTTCCTCCTCGTCGTATTTCTCGATATGCTGGGACTCGGTAAGCTAAGACCGTCTTTTCCTCAGCGGAAATGCGGATGGAAGTAGCACACTTTTGCTTACTTACTGAaactattgttttttttttttcattcgcagcattattgaaacttttaaGTATGACAAGCCTTTGATTTCAATTTCTAAGTCAAACGGTGAATCATTCACACGGCTTGGGaggattcttttttttttttttaatctttgaaattttcaagttaCAAGCTTCGTCGACTGTCTTTAACGAAATCCGATTATTTACCAATATTTGCACTTGGTTGTAATAATGATTTCTTAATAACGTTCTGTTTAAGGTGGGACAGCGGCATTTGCGTTGCACATCGTCTTCTCCCTGTTAAATTCCATGTACGTTCCGTACGCGGCGGTATACTACGTGGATCGCGTTTATCTGATGTGCTCCATCAATGCCGCCTGCCATCACCTCACCATGTCCGATTATCTCACCACGGAGATCATACTGATGGCCGTCGGGGTACTTTTGCATTGCCCGCTTTTGTTCTTCCTTCTGCTCCTGCTGGACATTAAGAAGAGTGGCGGCAACGTTAGCGATTTCTTCAAATACTTCCTGGTTAGTGCAAAAATCCCCGAAACTTTTTATTCTCAACTACAGACGTGTTTTTGCCCTCATTTGTTATACGCATGTATCGGGAAGCTCGTAGCAATTTTTATGCTAAGAtcgaaaacaattttcatatatttaaatcccTCTTTATTCAGTATGCAACATTGTTTTCCATACATACCAATTTTTACATACGGCGAATGTCGGCTTAATAGCTTTAACGTGCACTGACGTGCTCTTTTGTCATTTATCGAAAATCGTTACGAACTTTCTCCGAACAACCTAAAAGTTTAGTACTTGCATTGTTGTCGTCAGTTTACATTTTAAAGTGCAATTGACGTCACTTCGTCGTAAAAAGAGTTGTTGGCAAATTTTTcggttttctttctttttaaaattcaattttttattttttttttattgtaaccctggaaaaagtaatttatggAGGCACTCAGTAGTATCgttctgaaaatataatatatcctTTTATTCAAGTCGAATATTCcttttatgatttaataaatgaatgaaaaaaatgataatttaagaTGTATATTTccattagaaaattattaaagtatttttaaagtttccaTGAACATTTGGAAAGgagacataattttttttcattcttgcAGCATAATGGCGGCTCCATTGGCGAAGAAATTATGGAGAACTCTGACATTGGCGAACACGAAGACGCGGATGTAAAGAACGAGCGACAAAAGGTCTTCAACTTAATTACATCGTCGGCCGTTCAAGAGCCGCCTGTAGTATTAGTTCAGGTAAGTCAGACCAAGTTAAATTATCTTCCATTATAATGTAAAGTAGTCCCAGATAGCCAAGCCTATCAATGGCGAATTTTGTAAAGCGTTTCTGCTGTGAGTTCCGTCACGAGAAAAgtgacaaatttaatatatagttCATCATACTGCAGTGTATCTGCAGAATATCAGCAGAAGTCGTAAATGTATCTTAACTTAAAAGCAACATAAAAGCGTTGATcagagtattattattatatctctcTGTATGTAGATTTATCTCAcagatatttcaatattgctttttttaatcaaaactaATTACCCACGTTTATCAACAATGTGAAGCACTTTTACGTAAATATTCATTCACGTTGAAAATGCACGAATGTAGAATCTGAGGAAGGAGTACCGGCAGCGAGAGGTAGGATCATCCTGCGGCTGCTGCTCGAAGCGCGAGGAAGAGGCCACGCAGAAGCAGCGGAAGACCGCTGTGAGAAATCTCTCGCTTGCGGTGGACCCGGGCGAGGTTCTGGGCTTGCTGGGTCACAATGGCGCCGGCAAGACCACAACCATGAAAATCATCATCGCCGAGGAGGCAGCGACGAGGGGCAGAGTGCAGATCGGCGGTCATAACATCAACACCCACATGGTGGACGCTTTCCAGCAGATGGGTTATTGTCCCCAACACGACGCTCAATGGAAAAACATTACCGTGAGAGAGCATCTGGAATGCTACGCCGCGATTCGCGGGGTTCCGCGGGGCGATATTGACAGGTGCGATTTTTTCACACAATTAATTAGCGGAAATCttgggttttttttttctagataaGAAATGTTTGATTTTATAGCGATGATTACATAGAATGTCAGTTCTTCTAATATAGCTCGCAGACCATTGTCGAATTTTGAATTGCTACATACATTTGTTTGACATCCGATTGCAGAATCGTAGACTTGTATTTGTCCGGTCTGCAAATCCATGAACACGCCGACAAGCAGACCCAAGAATGTTCCGGAGGGACTAGAAGAAAGCTTAGCTTCGCGATGGCGATGATCGGTGGGCCCAAGGTGGTTCTCATGGACGAACCGAGCACGGGCATGGATCCAAAATCGAAGAGATTCCTATGGGACACAATTCTCGCTAGTTTCCAGGTCAATTGCATTACTGTACGCTATTCTTCCTATtctatttaatgtatttttaaaagtagaatatttctaaaaactAAGATAATAGTACGAAATCGTGAATAAatggcaaataaaaaatataataaagtaattatttagatagaaaaataatatttagactataattatatttaagaatatttagaaaaatataaatgacaaAAAGTAACAGATCACTAGACAGTTTTATAtcaagaattttttcaaaaggatTTTTCATATATCTCATTATTGCCATAATGTTCTGCAACAGGGTGGCAGAGGAGCCATATTGACCACCCACTCCATGGAGGAGGCTGATGCGCTGTGTTCGAGGGTCGGCATAATGGTGAAGGGCGAGCTGAGATGCATCGGCTCGACTCAACACCTGAAGAACCTCTACGGCGCTGGCTACACTCTCGAGATGAAGCTGCTGGGCGGCGATTGCACGCCGACGACTCCCTCCGGTGACAGGATCGCCGGCTTGAAAGAATTCGTCGCCGGCCTCTTCCCTGACGTCACTCTGGAGGAGAGCTTCGCCGACCGGCTGGTCTTCGCCGTGCCTCAACACGCTGTCAACTCGCTGGCCGAGTGCTTCATACAGTTGGAGAAAGGTGAGGAAACAGTTTGAAAAGATCGAGCGATGCTTTCGGAGCTTAACAAGCAATCtgtcataattataaagaatacaaaatttagagaaagataaaaactAGAGAGTAGagcgttttaaaattttattttatcgatttctgCATTCTTTTGGATATGGCAAACTGGAAAATGAAGTTTTAGGTCAGAAATATACCCCAAGTTTCCGGAATTTGCGTTTGAATGatgtaattaaagtaattaaaagcACTTGAAACGCTGCGTAAGATTTAAAGTTTGATTACGAGTCTCTCTTCAATCGGGAGACGTAAGACACGAGATAAGAACTTGAAATTACCGTGATGAGCGACTTAAGACATAGAACGTCGAGCTTTGTTATAAACGCCGAGGACCTCCGTAATCCTTTGAAAATTTCTGCTTACAGCCAAGCTTGAACTGGACATAGAAGAATATAGCTTTAGTCAAACTACCCTGGAGCAAGTGTTCCTCAAGTTCTCGCACTACGACGAGGGCAACTCCGTGGAATGATGATTCGCGGTGCTAATGTGCCATTGTTACGTGATAATCAGTGATGAACTCGCGATTAGCGCGCACGAAAGGACTGTTTATTCGCCCGCGAgcgcgtaaaaagaaaaaaagaaaaaaaatgtgctcGAAGGATGGACGCTTTTAGATGCTCGAGGATCTGTGGAACGATTTCCGTTGTCCTTGCTGACAAATCGTGCGATTACATTACGACGAAGCGCACCGCTCATTTCGAAATGTTGCAGATGGGACGGTGAACATGATGGCTAGTTAACGGTTCTAGTGTTGTATTCCGAACAAGTATCTAAAGTGACACATCGTCTCGTGCCTTCAAATCCCAGGAGGGGTAATGAAGAAACGACGGAATGACGAGGGAACAGGAGTTTGTCAATAGctttaattgtattatgaaGTATTTCCACGTATCAGGACAACACGTTGTTTATaagcttgataaaaaaaaaaaaaaaaaaacgaggaaACGATAGAGCGGCAAAGGAACAATTATGAAAGCCGTAAACGTTTAAGATAACGAAGAATTGCTTAATTGTTCCGAAATATTGGAGAAGCAACTAGGGAATTATAGAACACCGAAAAAAACAATTAGTCAGTAATGCGTTGTGCTTAAAGAAACGGATGAGTTTCTTCGTAATTCCAGGAGGAAGAGCGAAGTAAAGTGATGGGAATAGCTAGCCAATCGTCTCGTCGTTACGTTCAACAGCTAGGAAAACGAAACTGGGAGTGGCTGAAAACTGGGATTGATAAAACGACGAGCGGATAGTTATATCGCAGCCTAGAATTGCGCGATTCGAGAGAGTAAAGTAAACTAGTCGCTTTGTAGGTGCAAACTGTTGGCGGAACGAGAGACGGCAGAACTATGAGGGATCAGTTAGCGAGTAGTTTCCCAACGTGCAGTTTCAAAGGAGCATCAAAGTCGCCTTGCTGCACGGTATCGATGAAGAAACGAAGTGCGATTAGATGGCGGAGCTTCGAAAGAGTGTACTAATAAAAATGAGAGCTCGGTTGTTCTAAAGTGTTGAAGAAATTACGGAGTGGAGCGGTGGAGAACTTAAACAATCGCGGATGATAAAATTTGTCTCGCTGTTGTAAAATGAGTCGACAGACGACCGAAGTAATAAGGGTTCATTAAATCGTAGTGCGTTTCGAGAAAACTTTACAAATCAAGAAATGAGACTGGAGAACGGTGAAACGTAATGTCCTTCTTTCAGATGGTGCTTCGAAGAAGTGTCGGAATAATAGGCCGCTTTTTTTCAACCTTCACTGGCGAAACGACGGATCGGCGGACGGGATGAGCtaggaataaataataacttgaAACGTGTGGCGTTGTGCTTTGAGGGAATTTCACGGGTGATAAGGGCGATCGAAGCGATCGAAGGCGAGACGCTGACGGCGGTCTTACTGTTTTCGCGCTGGTTGAATGAGCGCACGCAAATCGTCCCTCGCGAAGGAAAGACTCTCTCTATAAAGTTCTGTGTATTTATTCTGTAAATAGTCTCGCGGGTACACGCCGTGGAGTATTACAATTGCGATTCGAGCAcgaccccccccccctcccttcccccttcccctccctccccccttttAACGACGGAGCGTCACTTTAAAGCTGAAGTTTACGCTCGATATTTTCCAGATTTGTATCTGTGACGTCTTTACTTCTCTCATCGGCGTTGTCTTGTCGTAACGTAATGTCCAGGAGGAAGAGATCCTCCAGAATTACTGTCAGAAATCAGCGGCGGAAGGTAAATGTCGGGCGTAAACGCGAGGAACAGACGTCCTCGTGGCGTAGTGTCGAAGTTACTGGTGGTCCATTTCGTATTTGAAAACTTACCAGTAACAGATCTCATACCAATATTGCACTGGAATTGGAGTACACACGGTGTCCGTTGTCCTCAAACAGGACGGCTCCTTGGCAGGAGTTGCAAATCGATGGACCGGTTCGAGAAGGTTCCTGGCGATAAATCGGTCTTTAGCTCTGGTCGCGTCATTTATGATGATATTGAAGAGATCTTCACCTAATAATTACTCGAATACCATTAAAGCGCGTAGTTATTTCTTTATCATCTTCCCTGCAACCTTGTGCGCGGATTACTGtactttacaaaaaaaatactagGTCAAAGTGAATCgatggaaatttattttacgaaattgtGTAAACTTTTATTAAGCTCAAAATGTGCGATACGAATTGATTTTCAATTGCAAGGATAATGCGTAATCtgcaaatattgttaaattaaatatggatTTCGAAAATTCAGTGTTTAATTtcatagaataaatatttatcaagctggagaatttgaaatatttatcaatttcttttattgatCTGTTAAGCAGCAAAAAAAGGACTTTTTCACAAAGTTACAACAGTTCAAAGATCGAcaatttttctgcaaaaatttaGTGATCCTTTAATTTTGCTATTTAGTATATTTTCTGCGGATAATAAGTATTTCAAAGGGACACAGATATTGTTAGAACTTTCTACGTAAGGTTGCGAGTAAGATGTTGATTTTTTTGGATCAttgaaagattgaaaataaatttgtgacGCAGGATTTGAAATTACCCATTTTTTGAGCCGAGCCATCGTGAGTGCTGTTGGGCCATACTGAATGCAGCGAGTTACGAGGGGTGTTTGAGAAGGAACTTTTATCGCGCTATACAGTTATTTGCTCTTCTAATGGCCAAAGAAGTTCCAAGTTTTAGTCATTTCGAATTTTAAGCACGAATATATAATGGTGTGTAAgttttagatttaatatttgtatcttCCATAATTTCTGGGAAAATTTCAAAGAGGACTCTTTGAAAAgcataaatatcaaaattatattcaatagtTTTGTATTTAAGAaaggattaaattaaaaggatAAATGTTGCTCAGGAATTAAGGGTGCGGCGATTAGcgatacattaaaaaaaatctgtcgCATTAAAGAAAAAGGTAATCGTTagagtaataaatttattaaaagtagtgttaaaattcatttgaAATAcagtgaattatttattaatagataattattagaGCAATAAAGTTAATTCCAATCGTGAAATATTATTCGTTAAGTTTTCATTGCATAGAAATGTTACTGAGTATTTTCAGGGAGGGATAAATATTGCATAGCTTATTTTTGTTAACTGAAGCTGCGATGTTTCACTGTGATCAAATTGGACGGTGTTTAATTCTCTTTTGATAAGATTTAATGTGCCTTGAGTTTAATACCAAATTATTAGtcaataaatctataattgtCATGCTTGCAAGATAAAATGCAACTGTTCCCGAGAGCTGCGAAGTGGCGTAACGATATCTTTTGTGGAAGTACTTGTTACTTTTTTGACAATCCGGTGCGATTATTTCCTGAAATCTGCACGAAACGTCATATTACTTCTCGAACACCCCTCTCATTTTCTATACACGTATTTAAAAGTACCCTGAAAAGGGCCGTAGTcctaatgaaaaaaaaaaaaaaaaaaaacgcaagaATGACACGGCTTATAGTCTCGAGTGCAACAACTAGTATGTTTTTCTTGTGTGATAATGATAACAATCGTACGGACACTCTTTACTATTAAACATCGATCAAATAATACAGCGAATGACTCCGAGAGAAAAGCAGCCGcagttgaaaatattgctaGTAATGtgaatttaattctttgcacACGACAAATCTAATTGGCCATGTCATTACTTTTTCTATTCCAAAAGAATC
This genomic window from Linepithema humile isolate Giens D197 chromosome 5, Lhum_UNIL_v1.0, whole genome shotgun sequence contains:
- the LOC105673850 gene encoding cholesterol transporter ABCA5-like isoform X1, yielding MARSNNGVCGRGSERTVVVIRRCDAAVASRGKATSQQSESIGAGNDDSVQQRSNDDSTGNSNGTATGAAASSNARNQAEERANASRRMNSCSVYFSQLRAMLVRNLLLKKREKRKTMAEIFLPLYTLGILIVVKILIPNPNYPAMTTQRHEGDIFELFNGYKNNTIAVVPNSTETLSFLSSMNTLWLSMWDYPGKLPLNFMVFDTKDDLQAAYWRDPYSVPLAVIFEDSQPITRRLMYEIRTNPSYTSPPSPTELYSSAVTCRKDTSHWMGGVLSIETGKSCPANNYLHSGFLALQIIMDTTKIRLDTGNSDVTIPDIKLVMFPKEAYTADWMLAFRVVIPLYMVLALSQFITYLLILIVGEKENKIKEGMKIMGLNDSVFWLSWFIIYSIFVLLLSAVGVVLLFTLQMFQHTHFLPIFLLMVLYSFSVIMFAFMITPFFDKSRTAGVLGNFAVTILSLMYFIQVFVDDSSSVSFWLVSLVSPTGVALAMDKALVLDLQGEGVNFDNLWSGPGIPFGGSLIMMTLDIFLYGCLAYYLDSVVPSEYGTKKPPWFCFVPGFWCQRKVQRVPSSNGESNSFIPGEETNRDVEPVVREMKGREAIRIADLYKSYHKCKRAETKAVNGINLTIYEGQITAILGHNGAGKTTLFNILTGLTAPTSGTALIFGYDVRDSNDMRAIRSMTGVCPQHDILFDLLSPREHLEFFAAVRGIPRSRIQHEVKKTLKDIDLTEKADTFAKYLSGGQKRKLSVGIAIIGDPKIIILDEPTAGVDPYSRRQMWSFLQSRRHGKVILLTTHFMDEADILADRKAVISKGKLRCCGSSLFLKNKFGIGYHLTLVLEGNAREHAITRLVMSHVSKAEKARRHGRELSFILPHNSVESFAPLFSAIEHEIKTRSSRLGISSYGVSMTTLEEVFLHLEKDEETECTMDNLSKKMVRNRALSRSLSLQSKSTSYQSLQNEGVTVQGDSQGKANDLPDGVHNDRNPPVLGLGLDRIKIRPNFLQTLYAMLRLRVLRLIRNIQMLYFTILMPLALIVLGLYLNSIRTIDIKMQSLELNSHTYGKETKILYMNNSDHDITDFMENIAHDVMKVEEYNGSFVNLLNVAPHFAALNISDYNLSRFNLTLVYNDTMQHSLPILMNILTNSYYRTMAGKNDPSPIAVKTHPFQQTSQPQEFNIGMASCAAFIGMDFVLLPITLAVDMVYDREIKAKNQLRVNGLSFPMYFLSYFIVLVGLMMFICMCILGIIFLFDVPSLQELPALITLSTLLMLYCPSSILFSTCLSYIFDKMDSAQSILPNIATFFGLIPFLLVVFLDMLGLGGTAAFALHIVFSLLNSMYVPYAAVYYVDRVYLMCSINAACHHLTMSDYLTTEIILMAVGVLLHCPLLFFLLLLLDIKKSGGNVSDFFKYFLHNGGSIGEEIMENSDIGEHEDADVKNERQKVFNLITSSAVQEPPVVLVQNLRKEYRQREVGSSCGCCSKREEEATQKQRKTAVRNLSLAVDPGEVLGLLGHNGAGKTTTMKIIIAEEAATRGRVQIGGHNINTHMVDAFQQMGYCPQHDAQWKNITVREHLECYAAIRGVPRGDIDRIVDLYLSGLQIHEHADKQTQECSGGTRRKLSFAMAMIGGPKVVLMDEPSTGMDPKSKRFLWDTILASFQVNCITGGRGAILTTHSMEEADALCSRVGIMVKGELRCIGSTQHLKNLYGAGYTLEMKLLGGDCTPTTPSGDRIAGLKEFVAGLFPDVTLEESFADRLVFAVPQHAVNSLAECFIQLEKAKLELDIEEYSFSQTTLEQVFLKFSHYDEGNSVE